In one window of Campylobacter coli DNA:
- the flgH gene encoding flagellar basal body L-ring protein FlgH, with the protein MKKVLFYVLPFAFFGCSATVDPQISMKPPAYVEELAPKQSNNVETAPGSLFGKGDNPLFSDKKAMNVNDLVTVVIQESTTQSTQANKATSRTNTSNLGGGALTGGSGLLGTAIDKVNAYSNIGFQTNSTNNYQGTGAQSRNESFNTTISTRVIKILSNGNYFIEGSRELLINGEKQIIQLSGVIRPYDIGQDNTIDSRYIADAKILYKTEGEVDRSTRKPWGSKVIEAIWPF; encoded by the coding sequence ATGAAAAAAGTTTTATTCTATGTGTTACCTTTTGCATTTTTTGGATGTTCTGCAACAGTAGATCCACAAATTTCTATGAAGCCGCCTGCTTATGTAGAAGAGCTTGCACCCAAACAAAGCAACAATGTAGAAACTGCACCCGGATCACTTTTTGGAAAAGGAGATAATCCTTTATTCTCTGATAAAAAGGCGATGAATGTAAATGATTTAGTTACTGTGGTTATCCAAGAAAGTACCACTCAAAGCACTCAAGCCAATAAGGCCACAAGTAGAACCAATACTTCCAATTTAGGAGGGGGAGCTTTAACAGGTGGAAGTGGCTTGCTTGGAACTGCAATTGATAAAGTAAATGCTTATTCTAATATAGGCTTTCAAACCAATAGTACTAACAACTACCAAGGAACAGGTGCTCAAAGTCGTAATGAAAGTTTTAATACTACAATTTCAACACGCGTGATTAAAATTTTATCTAATGGCAATTATTTTATCGAAGGTTCAAGAGAGCTTTTGATTAATGGAGAAAAACAAATCATACAACTTAGCGGTGTGATTCGTCCTTATGATATCGGTCAAGATAATACTATAGATAGTAGATATATAGCAGATGCAAAAATTCTTTACAAAACCGAAGGTGAAGTGGATAGAAGTACTAGAAAACCTTGGGGAAGCAAAGTCATAGAAGCTATATGGCCTTTTTAA
- the ispG gene encoding flavodoxin-dependent (E)-4-hydroxy-3-methylbut-2-enyl-diphosphate synthase, with protein MEYKRFKTRQIKVGDVLIGGDAPISVQSMLFTKTRDIEGSLEQLNRLYFAGANIVRLACLDMADARALKEIKAKSPLPLIVDIHFNHNLAVFCAEFIDGVRINPGNIGSKENIKEVVKACKERGIPIRIGVNHGSIEKEFSDKYGYGVDAMLESALYNIKLLEDLDFFDIKISMKTSDTQKTIEAYERLRPLCDYPFHLGVTEAGTKFHSTIKSSIALGNLLLKGIGDTMRVSMTGELEEEIKVARAILQDSGVQKSGVNIISCPTCGRIQSDLISAIKIVEEKTKHIKEPLNISVMGCVVNALGEAKGADVAIAFGKNQGLVIRHGEVVAKLKENELVDRFLAEVEDEVKSREIKE; from the coding sequence ATGGAATATAAAAGATTTAAGACAAGACAAATTAAAGTGGGTGATGTTTTAATAGGTGGAGATGCGCCTATTTCGGTGCAATCTATGCTCTTTACTAAAACAAGAGATATTGAAGGTTCTTTAGAGCAACTTAATCGGCTTTATTTTGCAGGAGCTAATATCGTGCGTTTGGCATGTTTGGATATGGCGGATGCAAGAGCTTTAAAAGAGATTAAGGCAAAAAGTCCTTTGCCTTTGATTGTAGATATACATTTTAATCACAATTTAGCTGTATTTTGTGCTGAATTTATTGATGGAGTTCGTATAAATCCAGGCAATATAGGCTCAAAAGAAAATATTAAAGAAGTAGTAAAAGCTTGCAAGGAGCGAGGTATTCCTATACGTATAGGCGTCAATCATGGCTCCATAGAAAAAGAATTCAGCGATAAATATGGATATGGCGTAGACGCAATGCTAGAAAGTGCATTGTATAATATCAAGCTTTTAGAGGATTTGGATTTTTTTGATATAAAAATTTCGATGAAAACCTCTGATACTCAAAAGACCATAGAAGCCTATGAAAGATTAAGACCGCTTTGTGATTATCCTTTTCATTTAGGAGTAACAGAAGCAGGGACTAAATTTCACAGCACGATAAAAAGTTCTATTGCTTTGGGCAATTTGCTTCTTAAAGGTATAGGTGATACTATGAGAGTTTCAATGACCGGTGAGCTCGAAGAAGAAATCAAAGTCGCAAGAGCAATTTTGCAAGATAGCGGAGTGCAAAAAAGTGGAGTAAATATCATCTCATGTCCAACTTGTGGAAGAATTCAAAGTGATTTAATTAGCGCTATTAAAATCGTAGAAGAAAAAACTAAACATATCAAAGAGCCTCTAAATATCAGTGTTATGGGCTGTGTTGTCAATGCTTTAGGCGAGGCTAAGGGTGCTGATGTAGCTATAGCTTTTGGAAAAAATCAAGGACTTGTTATAAGACATGGAGAAGTTGTAGCAAAACTCAAAGAAAATGAACTTGTGGATAGATTTTTAGCTGAAGTAGAAGATGAGGTTAAGAGTAGAGAGATAAAAGAATAG